A portion of the Eubacterium maltosivorans genome contains these proteins:
- a CDS encoding TetR/AcrR family transcriptional regulator translates to MRKQPEVTEQTKANLRTAFWNLYKEKPIEKITIKEITDAAGYNRGTFYLYYKDVYDLFTRIEEELLEAIRQLIHDTLPQKEGLDFAGHMGLIVELTQRYSAYMSVLLSDRGDPSFGTRLKEMIWPLLNRYLISTKDLTEKEQSLLSEFYLSGLLAAITKWLNDPGDMTIDQFIGFVMEQVFAGMFMV, encoded by the coding sequence GTGAGAAAACAGCCTGAAGTCACAGAACAGACAAAAGCAAATCTCAGAACAGCGTTCTGGAATCTTTACAAAGAAAAACCCATCGAAAAGATAACCATCAAAGAGATAACCGATGCCGCTGGGTATAACAGGGGTACCTTCTATCTCTATTATAAAGATGTCTACGACCTTTTTACCAGGATCGAGGAGGAGCTGCTGGAGGCAATCCGTCAGCTGATCCACGATACACTGCCCCAGAAGGAAGGCCTGGATTTCGCGGGGCATATGGGGCTGATCGTCGAGCTTACTCAGCGCTACTCGGCCTATATGTCCGTCCTGCTGAGTGACCGGGGCGATCCCAGCTTCGGCACCCGCCTCAAGGAGATGATCTGGCCCTTGCTCAACCGCTACCTGATCTCCACCAAAGACCTGACCGAGAAAGAGCAGTCCCTTTTATCCGAATTTTACCTTTCCGGCCTTCTGGCAGCCATTACCAAATGGCTGAACGACCCGGGGGATATGACCATCGACCAGTTTATCGGCTTTGTCATGGAGCAGGTGTTTGCAGGGATGTTTATGGTGTAG